The following are from one region of the Klebsiella sp. WP3-W18-ESBL-02 genome:
- a CDS encoding Tn3 family transposase: MSNKNKLLTVFSDAEQEALYGLPDFDDAQRLEYLALTESELAFASSRPSLQAQVYCVLQIGYFKAKHAFFRFDWHEVEDDCAFVLSRYFHGEAFERKAITKHEHYSQRGKIAELFGYRSWAASFLPQLAQQAEQIVRRDVMPGFVAAELIVWLSEHKIIRPGHTTLQELVSEALSTERRRLGGLLAEVLDESAKAALGQLLVRDDTLSQLAALKQDAKDFGWRQMAGEREKRATLKSLHGIAKALLPKLGISQQNLLYYASLANFYTVHDLRHLKAEQTRLYLLCYAWVRYRQLTDNLVDAMAFHMKKLEDESRTGAKQSFVAEQLRRHQETPQVGRLLSLYVDDSVADPTPFGEVRQRAYKIMSRELLQNTAQRMSVKPLNKLALHWQAVDGLAERIRRHLRPLYVALDFAGTAPDNPWLAALTWAKSVFAKQQRLSQRPLDECPAATLPKRLRPYLLMFDAEGTPTGLHADRYEFWLYRQVRKRFQAGKLYIDDSLQHRHLSDELVSMDEKAAVLAQMDIPFLRQPVSAQLDALAAELRAQWVAFNRELKQGKLTHLEYDKDTQRLTWRKPKGENQKAREQALYEQLPYCDVADVFRFVNGQCQFLSALTPLQPRYAKKVADADSLMAVIIAQAMNHGNQVMARTSDIPYHVLESTYQQYLRQATLHVANDCISNAIAALPIFPHYSFDLDSLYGAVDGQKFGVERPTVKARYSRKYFGRGKGVVAYTLLCNHVPLNGYLIGAHEYEAHHVFDIWYRNTSDIVPSAITGDMHSINKANFAILHWFGLRFEPRFTDLDDQLQELYCADDLALYEKCLIRPAGQIDRQLIVGEKANIDRIVATLGLKEMTQGTLIRKLCTYTAPNPTRRAIFEFDKLIRSIYTLRYLRDPQLERNVHRSQNRIESYHQLRSTIAQVGGKKELTGRTDIEIEISNQCARLIGNAIIFYNSAILSLLLTKYEAAGNAKALALITQMSPAAWRHILLNGHYTFQTDGKFIDLDALVAGLELG; encoded by the coding sequence ATGAGCAACAAGAATAAGCTACTCACCGTCTTTTCTGACGCAGAGCAGGAAGCCTTGTACGGCCTACCGGACTTCGACGATGCTCAGCGGCTGGAATACCTGGCGTTGACCGAATCTGAACTGGCGTTCGCCAGCAGCCGGCCTAGCCTGCAGGCCCAAGTCTATTGCGTCTTGCAGATCGGCTACTTCAAGGCCAAGCATGCTTTCTTCCGCTTCGATTGGCATGAGGTCGAGGACGATTGCGCCTTCGTGCTGAGTCGCTATTTCCACGGCGAAGCGTTCGAACGCAAGGCGATCACCAAGCATGAGCACTACAGCCAGAGGGGTAAGATCGCCGAACTGTTCGGCTACCGGTCGTGGGCGGCTAGCTTCCTGCCGCAACTGGCACAGCAGGCTGAACAGATCGTGCGGCGCGACGTAATGCCAGGATTCGTGGCCGCCGAACTGATCGTTTGGCTCAGCGAGCACAAAATCATCCGGCCCGGCCACACCACCTTACAAGAGCTGGTCAGTGAAGCCCTGTCCACCGAACGCAGGCGCTTGGGCGGCTTGCTGGCAGAAGTGTTGGACGAATCGGCCAAAGCTGCGCTGGGCCAGCTCCTGGTGCGTGACGACACCCTGTCTCAACTGGCAGCGCTCAAGCAGGACGCTAAAGATTTCGGCTGGCGTCAGATGGCAGGGGAGCGCGAGAAGCGCGCCACGCTGAAGTCCTTGCACGGGATCGCCAAGGCGCTGCTGCCCAAGCTCGGCATCTCGCAGCAGAACCTGCTGTACTACGCGAGCCTGGCGAACTTCTATACCGTCCATGACCTGCGCCACCTGAAGGCGGAGCAGACCCGGCTCTACCTGCTGTGCTATGCCTGGGTACGTTACCGGCAGCTCACCGACAACCTGGTCGACGCGATGGCCTTCCACATGAAAAAACTTGAGGACGAGAGCCGCACGGGTGCGAAACAGTCCTTTGTCGCCGAACAGCTGCGACGCCATCAGGAAACGCCGCAGGTTGGCCGCCTGCTGTCGCTGTACGTGGACGACAGCGTGGCCGATCCGACGCCGTTCGGCGAGGTGCGCCAACGCGCCTACAAAATCATGTCCAGGGAATTGCTGCAAAACACGGCGCAGCGCATGAGCGTCAAGCCACTGAACAAACTGGCGCTGCACTGGCAGGCGGTGGACGGCCTGGCCGAACGCATTCGACGCCATCTACGGCCGCTGTACGTCGCGCTCGACTTCGCCGGCACGGCCCCCGATAACCCATGGCTCGCGGCGCTGACTTGGGCCAAGAGCGTGTTCGCCAAGCAGCAGCGCCTATCACAACGGCCACTCGACGAATGTCCGGCGGCAACGCTGCCGAAACGCTTGCGTCCGTACCTGCTGATGTTCGATGCCGAAGGCACGCCGACAGGCCTGCATGCCGATCGTTACGAATTCTGGCTTTACCGTCAGGTCAGGAAACGCTTCCAGGCGGGCAAGCTCTACATTGACGACAGCTTGCAGCACCGGCATTTGTCCGACGAGTTGGTTTCGATGGACGAGAAAGCCGCCGTGCTCGCGCAGATGGACATCCCCTTCCTGCGGCAGCCGGTCAGTGCCCAGCTCGATGCACTGGCGGCCGAGTTGCGTGCGCAATGGGTGGCGTTCAATCGCGAGCTGAAACAGGGCAAGCTGACGCACCTGGAATACGACAAGGACACGCAGAGACTGACCTGGCGCAAGCCCAAGGGGGAGAACCAGAAGGCGCGCGAGCAAGCTCTCTACGAGCAACTGCCATACTGCGATGTCGCCGACGTGTTTCGCTTCGTCAACGGTCAGTGCCAGTTCCTGTCGGCGCTGACACCATTGCAGCCACGCTATGCGAAGAAGGTAGCCGACGCCGACAGTCTGATGGCGGTGATCATTGCCCAAGCCATGAACCACGGCAACCAGGTTATGGCACGTACCAGCGACATCCCGTACCACGTCCTGGAGAGTACCTACCAGCAGTACCTGCGCCAGGCGACGCTACATGTGGCCAACGATTGCATCAGCAACGCCATCGCCGCACTGCCGATCTTCCCGCATTACTCGTTCGACCTCGATTCGTTGTACGGTGCCGTTGATGGGCAGAAATTCGGCGTCGAGCGACCAACTGTGAAGGCGCGCTACTCGCGCAAATATTTCGGCCGCGGCAAGGGCGTCGTCGCCTACACGCTGCTGTGCAATCACGTGCCGTTGAACGGCTACCTGATAGGCGCACACGAGTACGAGGCTCACCACGTGTTCGACATCTGGTACCGCAACACGTCGGACATCGTGCCGAGCGCGATCACCGGCGACATGCACAGCATCAACAAGGCCAACTTCGCCATCCTGCACTGGTTCGGACTTCGTTTCGAGCCGCGCTTCACCGACCTCGACGACCAGTTGCAGGAGCTGTATTGCGCCGATGATCTGGCATTGTACGAGAAATGCCTGATCCGGCCGGCTGGCCAGATCGACCGGCAACTCATCGTCGGTGAGAAGGCGAACATCGACCGAATCGTCGCCACACTGGGCCTGAAGGAAATGACGCAGGGCACGCTGATCCGCAAGCTGTGCACCTATACGGCGCCGAACCCGACGCGGCGCGCAATCTTCGAGTTCGACAAGCTCATCCGCAGTATCTACACACTGCGCTACCTGCGCGACCCGCAACTGGAGCGTAATGTTCACCGCTCGCAGAACCGCATTGAGTCCTATCACCAGCTACGCTCGACCATCGCCCAAGTCGGTGGGAAGAAGGAATTGACCGGCCGCACCGACATCGAAATCGAGATCAGCAACCAGTGCGCCAGGCTGATCGGCAACGCGATCATCTTCTACAACTCGGCGATCCTGTCCCTGCTGCTGACGAAGTACGAGGCAGCTGGCAATGCCAAGGCGCTGGCGTTGATCACGCAGATGTCGCCAGCGGCCTGGCGGCACATCCTGCTGAACGGGCATTACACCTTCCAGACTGACGGCAAGTTCATCGACCTGGATGCGCTCGTGGCGGGACTGGAGCTGGGCTGA
- a CDS encoding AraC family transcriptional regulator — MDRLSNLLSRFGVRANLFYDGDLCGSASYDGAERRGYIHLLQAGSVTLLGPDRKDLQLTRPSLIFMPRPAKHQLFAGESDGAKLLCASMEFEGGIDNPLSASLPDCLVLALDDLPMLADTLEWMFAEAANVHCGREAALERLFELLIILLLRYLLDHHQLRTGMMAGLADMRLARSLLQMHNSPEHAWSIAELASESNMSRAAYAVHFKSVIGQTPADYLLSWRVSLAQKLMREGRSITLIAAQVGYESPSALSRAFRRKTGLSPRDWLKDLAGENDGKKA, encoded by the coding sequence ATGGATCGTTTGTCTAATTTGCTCTCGCGGTTCGGCGTGCGGGCCAATCTGTTCTATGACGGCGACCTATGCGGCTCTGCATCTTACGATGGCGCCGAGCGGCGAGGTTATATCCATCTGCTTCAGGCCGGCAGCGTGACGTTGCTTGGTCCCGATCGCAAGGATTTGCAGCTCACTCGCCCTAGCTTGATTTTTATGCCACGCCCCGCCAAGCATCAATTGTTTGCGGGTGAGTCCGATGGCGCAAAGTTGTTGTGTGCTTCCATGGAGTTTGAGGGCGGAATTGATAATCCTTTGTCGGCTTCATTACCGGACTGTTTGGTGCTCGCACTCGATGATCTGCCCATGCTGGCAGACACGTTGGAGTGGATGTTTGCCGAGGCGGCAAATGTGCATTGTGGAAGGGAAGCCGCGCTTGAGCGCTTATTTGAGCTCCTAATCATTCTGTTGCTCCGTTACCTGCTCGATCATCACCAGTTGCGCACCGGAATGATGGCTGGACTGGCCGACATGCGGCTTGCCCGATCGCTTTTACAGATGCACAACTCCCCGGAACATGCCTGGTCAATAGCAGAGCTGGCCAGTGAGTCAAATATGTCACGCGCTGCGTATGCCGTGCATTTCAAGAGTGTCATCGGACAGACGCCTGCTGATTATTTGTTGAGTTGGCGAGTTAGCCTGGCTCAGAAGCTGATGCGAGAAGGGCGCTCGATTACGCTGATTGCAGCTCAAGTCGGCTACGAAAGTCCTTCGGCGCTGTCTCGCGCATTTAGACGCAAGACGGGGTTGAGCCCTCGTGACTGGTTGAAAGATCTGGCGGGGGAAAATGATGGCAAAAAGGCCTAA
- a CDS encoding YkgB family protein, producing the protein MKTIGIENSKSSVQAHLTLGTKTMGLGIYGAYLALAIIYFWFGGMKFTHYEAEGLVPLVSNSPLLGWVYSIFSVDMFSSLLGILEISIGTLIAGRMLSPKLSVVGGALSAGLFFTTLSFMFSTPGVIEPSLGFPAISVAPGQFLLKDLGLLAVSIFVAGHSLVELEKRKINA; encoded by the coding sequence ATGAAAACCATAGGCATTGAAAACTCGAAGTCCAGCGTACAGGCCCACTTAACGCTTGGAACCAAAACTATGGGGCTAGGTATCTATGGCGCGTACTTGGCTCTCGCTATTATTTACTTCTGGTTCGGCGGCATGAAATTTACCCACTACGAGGCCGAGGGCCTGGTTCCACTGGTGAGCAACAGCCCGCTTTTGGGATGGGTGTATAGCATTTTTTCGGTCGACATGTTCTCCAGCCTGCTCGGCATACTAGAGATTTCGATCGGCACTCTGATCGCAGGCCGCATGCTGTCGCCCAAACTATCCGTGGTAGGAGGCGCTCTGTCTGCAGGCCTGTTCTTCACAACCCTTAGCTTTATGTTTTCCACTCCGGGCGTCATTGAGCCTAGTTTAGGGTTTCCGGCGATTTCCGTTGCGCCAGGTCAGTTTCTGCTTAAAGACTTAGGGTTGCTTGCTGTTTCGATATTTGTGGCAGGCCATTCGCTGGTTGAACTGGAAAAACGTAAAATTAATGCATAA
- the sdhC gene encoding succinate dehydrogenase, cytochrome b556 subunit — protein sequence MNKKRPVNLDIRTIQLPLTALTSILHRISGIMLFIFLGLILYMLSKSLESEKGFNEVKEIFSSPFGKVSFWLVYSSFIYHLVAGIRHLVMDVGVGHTLKGSNRASTIVLVVSGVLMVAGAVWIW from the coding sequence ATGAATAAAAAGCGGCCGGTTAATCTTGATATTCGAACCATTCAGCTTCCTCTCACGGCGCTTACATCGATTCTGCACCGGATTTCAGGAATTATGCTCTTTATTTTTCTGGGACTGATACTGTATATGCTGAGCAAATCGTTGGAGTCAGAAAAGGGTTTTAATGAAGTCAAGGAGATTTTTTCTTCACCTTTCGGCAAAGTTAGTTTCTGGTTGGTATACTCTTCATTTATTTATCATCTCGTAGCCGGAATTCGACACCTAGTTATGGATGTGGGTGTTGGTCATACTTTGAAAGGCAGCAATCGCGCCTCTACTATTGTTTTAGTAGTGTCGGGTGTTTTAATGGTTGCTGGCGCCGTATGGATTTGGTAG
- a CDS encoding IS4-like element ISApu2 family transposase produces MTIINATQYLKQLLSSSELNRIGKFTGFCQRLRDIQPARLLPALLSGLGCDKVDGIAGLHRHFNALQLHDTDQIAYKLFHNQLRKQGFPLFMRALVERAIALRLKECLPDAHGLAGFEQVLLQDGSSFALHPQLAEHFPGRFNKHSPAAVECHMTMSLLDQSPISMSITADTESERKHLPAANSLNNKLLLADAGYISREYFADVTKAKGSYLVRGSQNLNPKVQAAYRQDGREMPKLLGKKLKDIDRRSCRAEVLDLDVSSGKYKYRLIRRWFAEEKRFCIWMTNLPRERWPAEKVMALYRCRWQIELLFKELKSHNRLKAFATRQKAIAEGLIWASLLALLVKRRLALTLIGSAELSMLKIAKNSALWLMPILASIIHGAWQEITEKLEWAMVYLSKNGKKSRQRKSKKNNTLDGIINSLAA; encoded by the coding sequence ATGACTATTATAAATGCAACCCAGTACCTCAAGCAACTTCTTAGCTCTTCTGAACTCAACCGGATCGGTAAATTTACCGGTTTTTGTCAGCGACTCCGGGATATCCAGCCTGCGAGACTACTCCCGGCTCTGCTCTCAGGGCTTGGTTGCGACAAGGTGGATGGTATTGCTGGTTTGCATCGCCATTTCAATGCGTTGCAGCTCCATGATACTGACCAAATAGCGTATAAACTCTTTCACAACCAGTTACGCAAGCAGGGTTTTCCCTTGTTCATGCGCGCACTGGTTGAACGAGCCATCGCCTTACGCCTCAAGGAGTGTCTACCGGACGCCCACGGACTGGCAGGCTTTGAGCAGGTACTGCTGCAGGACGGGTCGTCATTCGCGTTACATCCGCAATTGGCAGAACATTTCCCGGGCCGATTCAATAAGCACAGCCCCGCTGCGGTAGAGTGTCATATGACCATGTCCTTGCTGGACCAGTCGCCGATATCGATGAGTATCACGGCGGATACCGAATCGGAGCGCAAGCATCTTCCGGCCGCAAATTCGTTAAATAACAAACTGTTATTGGCGGATGCCGGTTACATCAGCCGCGAGTACTTTGCTGATGTGACCAAAGCCAAAGGAAGCTATCTGGTCAGAGGGAGTCAAAATCTCAATCCCAAAGTACAGGCAGCTTACCGACAGGACGGCAGGGAAATGCCCAAGTTACTCGGAAAAAAGCTCAAGGATATCGATCGGAGAAGCTGCAGAGCCGAGGTTCTGGATCTGGATGTGAGTTCGGGAAAGTATAAATATCGACTCATAAGACGTTGGTTTGCAGAGGAAAAACGGTTCTGTATATGGATGACCAATCTTCCGCGTGAGCGATGGCCAGCCGAGAAGGTGATGGCATTGTATCGTTGCCGTTGGCAGATCGAACTGTTGTTCAAAGAGCTGAAATCACATAACCGGTTGAAGGCGTTCGCGACACGACAAAAAGCGATAGCGGAAGGCTTGATCTGGGCTAGTTTGCTGGCCTTGCTGGTCAAACGTCGGCTGGCGCTGACGCTGATTGGCAGCGCGGAGTTATCGATGCTGAAGATTGCCAAAAACAGCGCGCTTTGGTTAATGCCGATATTGGCGAGCATCATCCATGGTGCGTGGCAGGAAATAACAGAGAAGTTGGAGTGGGCAATGGTGTATTTATCCAAAAACGGCAAAAAGAGTAGGCAGAGAAAATCCAAGAAAAACAACACGTTAGACGGTATTATTAATTCGCTTGCCGCTTAA
- a CDS encoding IS4-like element ISApu1 family transposase — protein sequence MTIINANYYLEQLLAPAALERIARLCKFCLRQRAITPAMLVPALLRAMGGDQVNDIAGLHRHFNALQLVNTHQVSYKPFHNQLRKESFALFMKALVERAIALRIDHQLKAASLGAFKQVLLHDGTSFAVHRRLAADFPGRFKTISPAAIECHMTMSLSEQSPLCMSVSADTAGERQFLPEAHTLTNCLLLADAGYIDRAWFEQVNDAGGFYLVRGTKSLNPKIIQAWRGDGREVPKLAGLSLREAGRRRCRAEVLDMVVKSGQVEYRLIRRWFAEEKRFCLWMTNLPRAAWSAEQVMSLYRCRWQVELLFKEWKSHNRLKGFVTGEKAIAEGLVWTSLLSLVMKRRVAQSVMSGALSMLKASKNSATWWLPLLEAVAHRALTEIRERLEWAADYLAKNACRTKQRKSIQNRTLEGVLNGLAA from the coding sequence ATGACTATTATCAACGCTAATTACTATCTGGAGCAACTCTTGGCTCCCGCCGCACTCGAGCGCATTGCTCGGCTCTGCAAGTTTTGTCTGCGTCAGCGTGCCATTACCCCAGCCATGCTCGTACCTGCACTGCTGCGGGCCATGGGAGGCGACCAGGTCAATGACATTGCCGGTTTACACCGCCATTTCAATGCCTTGCAACTGGTAAACACCCATCAGGTTTCTTACAAACCGTTTCACAATCAGCTGCGCAAAGAGAGCTTTGCCCTGTTTATGAAAGCCCTGGTCGAGCGGGCCATCGCCTTGCGTATCGACCATCAACTCAAAGCAGCCTCCCTCGGCGCGTTCAAGCAGGTGTTACTGCACGATGGCACCTCCTTTGCGGTGCATCGGCGCCTTGCTGCTGATTTTCCCGGCCGGTTCAAGACCATCAGTCCGGCAGCTATCGAGTGCCATATGACCATGTCACTGTCGGAGCAGAGCCCGTTGTGCATGAGTGTGTCTGCCGATACCGCAGGGGAACGGCAATTTCTGCCTGAAGCCCACACGCTGACCAACTGCCTGCTGCTGGCTGACGCAGGTTACATTGATAGGGCTTGGTTTGAGCAGGTGAACGACGCTGGCGGATTTTATCTGGTGCGCGGCACGAAAAGCCTGAACCCCAAGATAATCCAAGCCTGGCGCGGTGATGGACGGGAAGTACCCAAGCTGGCGGGACTATCTCTGAGAGAGGCCGGACGGCGACGCTGTCGGGCCGAGGTACTGGATATGGTGGTGAAGTCCGGCCAGGTCGAGTACCGGTTGATCCGGCGCTGGTTTGCTGAGGAAAAGCGGTTCTGTCTGTGGATGACGAACCTACCGCGAGCAGCATGGTCAGCAGAGCAGGTGATGAGCCTGTATCGCTGCCGTTGGCAGGTGGAGTTGTTATTTAAAGAGTGGAAATCGCACAACCGGCTCAAGGGGTTTGTGACGGGCGAGAAAGCGATTGCCGAGGGGTTGGTGTGGACGAGCCTGCTGTCGCTGGTGATGAAGAGACGGGTCGCGCAGAGTGTGATGAGTGGGGCGCTATCGATGCTGAAAGCGTCGAAGAACAGTGCGACGTGGTGGCTACCGCTATTGGAAGCAGTGGCCCATAGGGCGCTGACAGAAATAAGGGAAAGATTGGAATGGGCTGCCGATTATTTGGCCAAGAACGCCTGCCGAACCAAGCAGAGAAAGTCGATACAGAACAGGACCTTGGAAGGCGTTTTAAATGGACTCGCCGCTTAA
- a CDS encoding DUF427 domain-containing protein, with the protein MVSAIWKDTTIATSDETVIVEGNHYFPPSGVDLSLLEMSPHTSVCPIKGAARFFHVRAGDALNVNAAWTYPAPTPDAEGIRDYIAFWKGVDVA; encoded by the coding sequence TTGGTCTCAGCCATCTGGAAAGACACTACTATCGCCACAAGCGACGAAACAGTCATCGTCGAGGGAAATCACTACTTCCCACCGTCAGGAGTCGACCTGAGCCTGCTTGAGATGAGCCCGCACACATCTGTCTGTCCGATCAAAGGCGCCGCGCGCTTCTTTCATGTTCGCGCGGGTGACGCGCTCAACGTGAACGCCGCTTGGACCTATCCCGCCCCCACTCCGGATGCCGAGGGTATCCGGGATTACATCGCTTTCTGGAAAGGCGTGGACGTTGCCTAG
- the grxC gene encoding glutaredoxin 3, with the protein MTTDVLLYTTNWCPFCRRAKALLKEKGVRWKELDIEADPAHRQAMAEASGRSSVPQIFINGTLIGGSDELFALDVRGELDKLLGRNPPAT; encoded by the coding sequence ATGACAACTGATGTATTGCTGTACACCACGAATTGGTGCCCGTTCTGCCGCCGAGCGAAGGCGCTCCTCAAGGAAAAGGGCGTGCGATGGAAGGAGCTCGATATTGAGGCGGATCCGGCTCACCGGCAGGCCATGGCGGAAGCGTCGGGGCGAAGCTCCGTGCCGCAGATCTTCATCAATGGCACCCTTATCGGTGGCTCCGATGAGCTATTCGCGCTCGATGTCAGAGGCGAGCTCGACAAACTTCTCGGGCGCAACCCGCCTGCCACCTGA
- a CDS encoding ferredoxin reductase, translated as MTENEAQVRSWQSCVIDDIIQQTPSIKSFFLRLSKPFAHTAGQHVDIRLTAPDGYSAMRSYSIASSAVSTPIVEIAIERMPDAEVSPFFHDIAAIGDEIEVRGPLGGHFLWPEPAIDPVLLIGGGSGLVPLMAMIRQRRALAQAVPTALLLSARTAEDVLFSEELHCIEISDPAFVLALAITREKPVRASDFARRIDGMMVQEILTRLQGKPTQVFVCGSNGFVNIATDSALLAGLDASIIKTERYGG; from the coding sequence ATGACTGAAAACGAAGCGCAAGTCCGTTCGTGGCAATCATGCGTGATCGACGACATCATCCAGCAAACACCGAGTATCAAGAGCTTCTTCCTTCGGTTGAGCAAGCCGTTCGCGCACACCGCAGGTCAGCACGTCGATATCCGGCTGACCGCGCCCGACGGCTACAGTGCAATGCGCAGCTACTCGATCGCGTCATCGGCAGTTTCGACCCCGATCGTCGAGATAGCTATCGAGCGCATGCCGGATGCCGAAGTTTCGCCGTTTTTTCACGACATCGCGGCGATTGGTGACGAAATCGAAGTTCGCGGTCCGCTCGGTGGCCATTTCCTTTGGCCTGAGCCTGCCATAGATCCGGTTCTGTTGATCGGGGGAGGCTCCGGCCTCGTGCCGTTGATGGCAATGATCCGGCAGCGCCGCGCATTGGCCCAAGCCGTTCCGACAGCGTTGCTCCTGTCCGCACGAACCGCCGAGGACGTTCTCTTCTCAGAAGAACTTCATTGCATCGAAATCAGCGATCCGGCGTTCGTCCTGGCGCTCGCGATTACGCGCGAGAAACCGGTTCGCGCATCGGACTTTGCGCGACGGATCGACGGCATGATGGTCCAAGAAATTCTAACCAGGCTTCAGGGAAAGCCGACGCAAGTGTTCGTCTGCGGGTCTAACGGATTCGTCAACATCGCAACCGATAGCGCGCTGCTGGCGGGCTTGGACGCCTCCATCATCAAGACGGAGCGCTACGGGGGCTAG
- a CDS encoding sulfite oxidase-like oxidoreductase: MVTRGFTGRGSGDQSDRIPPGQHLVEDFPVLSAGPTPRVEPSDWKFTVKIGPKPVKTWNWGEFNTLPKTQVTKDIHCVTSWSKLDTVWEGVLIEDILADAELDRPTDFVLAHCYDNYSTNVPLTDLLSGKAMVALSYAGKPLSRDHGGPARLLVPHLYFWKSAKWVNALQFTTRDEAGFWELHGYHIYGDPWREQRYTHD; encoded by the coding sequence ATGGTCACCAGAGGTTTCACCGGTCGCGGTTCAGGCGACCAGTCCGATCGGATTCCGCCAGGTCAGCATCTGGTGGAGGATTTCCCTGTTCTGTCGGCCGGCCCTACGCCGAGGGTAGAGCCCTCCGACTGGAAATTCACAGTCAAAATTGGTCCGAAGCCCGTCAAAACGTGGAATTGGGGCGAATTCAACACTCTACCAAAGACCCAGGTGACAAAGGATATTCACTGCGTCACCTCTTGGTCCAAACTGGATACCGTTTGGGAGGGTGTACTCATTGAAGACATCCTTGCAGATGCAGAGCTTGATCGGCCTACCGATTTCGTCTTGGCGCACTGCTACGATAATTATTCGACAAACGTCCCTCTGACGGATCTGCTTTCCGGGAAAGCGATGGTCGCCCTCAGTTATGCGGGCAAGCCACTTTCCCGCGATCATGGGGGGCCGGCGCGTCTTCTAGTGCCGCACCTTTACTTCTGGAAATCCGCCAAATGGGTGAATGCGCTGCAATTCACGACGCGTGACGAGGCCGGCTTTTGGGAGCTGCACGGCTATCACATCTACGGCGATCCGTGGCGCGAACAACGATACACCCATGACTGA
- a CDS encoding TlpA family protein disulfide reductase has product MNEIERQAPELRVQKWIGKDGESIAPFKLSDIGPGPKILFAFQHWCQGCHLHGFPTLQKLHAALSSKDVGFAVIQTVFEGTHENTFEKLRVNQLKYELPIVFGHDEQPTGSPFPTFMEDYRTRGTPWFTVIDAGGSIVFSDFHLDAERLVKQLEQG; this is encoded by the coding sequence ATGAACGAGATCGAACGACAAGCGCCTGAGCTGCGGGTGCAAAAATGGATTGGCAAAGATGGGGAAAGTATCGCGCCGTTCAAACTGTCAGATATCGGGCCCGGCCCGAAAATCTTGTTTGCCTTCCAGCATTGGTGCCAAGGTTGCCATTTGCATGGGTTTCCGACGCTACAAAAGTTGCATGCAGCGTTGAGCTCAAAAGACGTGGGGTTCGCAGTGATCCAGACCGTCTTCGAAGGAACGCATGAGAATACCTTCGAGAAGTTGCGCGTGAACCAGCTCAAGTATGAGCTTCCTATCGTTTTCGGTCACGACGAGCAACCGACCGGCTCGCCGTTTCCAACCTTCATGGAAGACTACCGCACACGAGGAACTCCGTGGTTTACGGTTATCGACGCTGGCGGTAGCATTGTTTTCTCGGACTTCCATCTCGACGCGGAGCGACTAGTGAAGCAACTTGAGCAAGGTTAA
- a CDS encoding DUF1330 domain-containing protein, translating into MMEAFVVFTREETSDPHALATYSAGVGPSFDGHDVTFLAAYGAIQHLEGPPIEGAVILRFPTMQAARDWYDSPAYQTIAAQRFAGSRYRAFIIEGRR; encoded by the coding sequence ATGATGGAAGCGTTCGTCGTCTTTACGCGGGAAGAAACCAGCGACCCACATGCACTCGCAACCTATTCTGCAGGCGTCGGACCATCGTTCGATGGTCACGACGTTACCTTTCTCGCCGCTTATGGCGCGATCCAGCATTTGGAGGGGCCGCCCATCGAAGGGGCCGTAATCTTGCGTTTCCCGACGATGCAGGCCGCTCGCGACTGGTATGACAGTCCCGCCTACCAAACCATCGCTGCTCAACGCTTTGCCGGTTCCCGTTACCGCGCCTTTATCATTGAAGGGCGGCGGTGA
- a CDS encoding GlcG/HbpS family heme-binding protein — protein sequence MTKSIATASINRETAVALIDAALAAARAIGIPAAVAVVDATGNLRAFERTDDAPFLTVDVAIDKAWSSASFGFPTHVWNDYVTNDPKVAPLAYRPRMVAVGGGYPILEDGKLIGGIGISGGNYQQDQDACVEALMKIGFQLPA from the coding sequence ATGACCAAATCTATTGCCACCGCCTCGATCAACCGCGAAACCGCAGTCGCCCTCATCGACGCGGCGCTCGCTGCGGCCCGTGCCATCGGCATCCCGGCTGCCGTCGCCGTCGTCGACGCCACCGGTAACCTGCGCGCGTTCGAGCGCACCGACGATGCGCCGTTCCTTACCGTCGATGTTGCCATCGACAAGGCCTGGAGTTCCGCCTCGTTTGGGTTCCCGACCCATGTCTGGAACGACTATGTGACCAACGATCCAAAAGTGGCGCCGCTAGCCTATCGCCCTCGGATGGTCGCTGTCGGCGGCGGTTATCCGATTCTGGAGGATGGGAAGTTGATCGGCGGCATAGGCATCTCCGGAGGCAACTATCAGCAGGATCAGGATGCGTGCGTCGAGGCACTCATGAAAATCGGGTTCCAGTTGCCAGCCTGA